Below is a genomic region from Anoxybacillus flavithermus.
TCTTGAACTCGCAAAGCTATTTGTTATTAGCGTACTTATTTTCGTATTTGTTGTTACAATGAACAGCTATAAAGGAATCCCGTTTCCAATTATTTTTGTTATTGCACTTGCATTGATTTTTTCATTCATTGCGACAAAAACGACATTTGGTCGTCACGTATACGCCATTGGAGGAAACGTAGAAGCGGCTCGACTTTCTGGAATTAACATCCAACGTCATACGATGATGTTGTTTGTCTTTACGGGGTTGCTTTCTGCTATTGCTGCGCTCGTTTTAACTGCGCGCCTATCTTCGGCAACGATTTCAGCGGGACAAATGTACGAACTAGATGCCATCGCTGCTTGTGTCATCGGCGGAACATCGCTCATGGGTGGGTCTGGTACAATTATCGGAGCGATTATTGGAGCGATGGTCATGACGTCTCTTGATAACGGGATGTCATTGTTAGGGATGGAAACATTTTGGCAATATATTGTGAAAGGAAGCATTTTAATTTTAGCGGTTTGGATTGATATTGCTAGCCGAAAACGGAAAACGAATTAAAAGGGGTAACCGGAAAGGCAAGGAAATCTGTCTTTCCGGTACTTTTTTGTATGGAAATGTAAAGTTTTAGGGGTATATTGTTAGCGGTAACATTTTCATAGTTATGCGTCAGTGTAAATAAAATAAAAAAATACATAAGAGGTATAGTGCCGATCGTTTATACGGTCGGTTTTTTTATGACGATATATGTTTTTTCAAACATTTTTGAAAATATGTCTTGTCTATTCTGAAAATTCATATTATATTATTGTTGTGAAAATATTAAATTTTTCGAAAATAAAAAGGGGGATTGACATGAAAAGGAAAAAAGCGTTTTCTATTTTCACATCCGCTACGCTAGCGATCGGTTTGTTGGCTGGTTGTTCGGCGGATAAAACATCGGAAACAGCGAAAAACAATGGAGAAGGTGGAGGGGGCAACGTCATTAAAATTGCCACTCAAAGCCCTCTTTCCGGTGGAGCAGCGACGTTAGGTGAATCGATTAAACTCGGAGCTCAACTTGCTTTGGAGGAACAAAAAGAAAAGTTTGAAAAGCTAGGGTTTAAATTGGAGCTCGTTCCATATGACGATCAAGCCGATCCGAAAAAAGGAGTGGCAAACGCTCAACTCATTGGAGCGGATCAACAAGTTTTAGGTGTCGTTGGACATTTGAATTCAGGAGTCGCGATTCCATCTTCAGAAATTTACGAAAAATATAGCATTCCAATGGTTTCCCCAGCAAACACAGCAACAGACGTAACAGACCGCGGCTTAAAAACGGTGAACCGCATTTGTGCACGTGATGATTTCCAAGGTCCAGCAGGTGCAAAATTTGCCGTTGAAAAATTAGGAGCGAAGAAAATTTTTATCATTCAAGATAAAACAGCATACGGTACAGGCTTAGCGGAAGCGTTCAAAAAAGGAGCGGAGGAAGCAGGTGCCGAAATCGTCGGATTTGAAGGAATTACAATTGGTGAAAAAGACTTTAACGGCGTGCTAAATCAAGTGCTTGCGAAAAAACCGGATCTCGTGTATTTCGGAGGAATGTACACAGAGGGTGGCATGTTAATTAAGCAAGCGCGCGATAAAGGCATTACCGTTCCGTTTATGGGCGGAGATGGAATGGATTCTTCTACGCTCGTTGAAATCGCAGGCGATGCGGTGAAAAACACGTTCATTACATCTGCGGCAGGTATCGCCACAACGACAGAAGCAGGAAAACAGTTTGCTGAAAAATATAAACAAAAATTCGGTAAAAATATTGAGTCATATTCAGCTTACGGATATGACGCGATGGGTGTTTTACTCAAAGCAATTGAAGAAGCCATTAAAGCAAACGGAAACAAACTTCCTTCTCGTGAACAAGTTGCTGAAGCGGTTCGTCACGTTCAAGACTACGAGGGAGTTGTGACGAAAGTAAGCTTCGATGAAAAAGGTGACAACAAATACGCGAAAATTTACATTTACAAATTTGAAGAAGCAACATATCCAGCACGATTAGAAGATGAAGTAAGCAAATAAAGATAAATACGTTTGAAAAGGGTATGACAGTTTGCCGTACCCTTTTCTTGTAATTTTTTATACCCACTTAACACATGGACAAGCTCGATGTTTGAGAAAAGGACAGGGAAATGGAGGAACAACATATGGTCGAACATGTGCTACAAACATTGCCTCAAGTTGTCATTGATGGATTGGCATTGGGAGCTGTATACGCGATCGTCGCCCTCGGGTATACGATGGTGTATGGCATTTTAGAACTTATTAACTTCGCTCACGGGGAAATTTTTATGACAGGTGCATTTGTTGGAACAGCCATTTTATTATCTTTTTCCGCTTTCGGTTGGCTATCTTCTATGCCGATATTGCTCGCATTGCTTCTCGTTCTTGTAGCGACATCGATTACGACGGGATTGCTCGGTATGGGGATTGAACGAGTTGCATATCGTCCGTTGCGAAACGCTCCGAAATTAATTACGCTCATTACAGCGATTGGCATTTCATTTTTATTACAAGATTTCGTCCGCTTTGTGACCGAGTTAAAGAAAGGGAACTACATTTTGACAGGTCCGAGTTTGTTTACCGAACAAGTAAGCATTTCAGCTTCCTCTATTTGGTCAGGATTTCATGACGCCTCAGTTAAGTCCTCATTTTTTATCGTTTTAGTCACAGCTGTTATCATGATGGTGACACTTGACTTTTTTGTAAATAAAACAAAATGGGGGATGGCGATGCGTGCTGTCGCCCAAGATCGTGAAACAGCTGCACTAATGAGTGTAAACGTCAACAAAGTCATTGCTTTAACATTTTTCATTGGCTCGGCGCTAGGAGGGGCAACAGGCGTTCTTTTTGCGATTCAATACGGAACGATTGACCCATACATTGGTTTCATTTTAGGACTAAAAGCTTTCACAGCAGCAGTATTAGGTGGGATTGGAAACATTCGTGGAGCGATGTTCGGTGGCATTGTGCTCGGTTTGCTCGAAATGTTTGCGGCGGCGAACTTGCCGATCGTTTCCAACGGTATATTAGGGGCAGAGTACAAAGACGTATTTGCCTTTTCTATTTTAATTATTGTTCTCATCTTTAAGCCAGAAGGACTATTCGGAAAAGTGTCTGTTGAGAAAGTGTAGGTGGTCGACATGAAAAAATGGCTGAACGTATTAGAGCAAAATAAGCGCCTTCAGGCAGTGGTGATTGCTGTATACATTGTCATCACATTTATTAGCTTATATTTCGCACAAAAATCGGTTGTTGCTTTTTTACTTTTGCTTTCCTCGCTTTTACTTTTATATTTCACAACGTTTTCCAATCGCGTGAAATGGTTGATAGGCATTGTCGTATTAAGTATACTGCTACCTCTAGCTGCTAGCCAAGGTGAAGCCTATCAATCTTACATGGAAGTAGCTACGTTAGTTGGGATTTATATCGCTATGGCGCTTGGTTTAAACATTGTCGTTGGCCTTGCTGGTCTATTAGATTTAGGATTTGTTGCCTTTTTTGCGATTGGTGCTTATACGTATGGGATTTTTGCCACAACGCAAGCAAATAACTTTATGCCATTTGGAACATATCCGTTATCCGGTGAAAGTTTTTGGATATTTTTAATTATCGGTTGTATAGTCGCTGCCATATTTGGAATATTGCTCGGCGTTCCGGTTTTGCGCGTAAAAGGCGATTATTTAGCGATCGTGACGCTCGGATTTGGGGAAATTATTCGCATTATTTTTAATAACTTAGATAAACCAATCAATATTACAAACGGAGCGATGGGGCTTGCTTCTGTCCAACCGCCGAAGCTGTTTGGAATAGAGTTCATGTACCCAAGTCAATTTTATTATGTCGTATTAGTTATCTTATTACTCACCATTTTTGTCGTTCGGCGTTTAGAATATTCGAAAATTGGGCGGGCGTGGAAAGCGGTGCGCGAGAACGAAATTGCTGCTCAGGCGATGGGCATTCCACTAGTTCGTACGAAATTGATGGCGTTTGCGATTGGCGCTTCGTTTTCAGGAATGATGGGGGTTGTATTTGCGGCGAAGCAAACGTTCGTTGACCCGACAAGCTTTACGTTACTCGAGTCCATTACGATTCTCGTCATGGTCATTTTAGGAGGAATGGGTAGCGTCCCAGGCGTTATACTCGGTGCGGCGCTTGTAACGATTTTAAATCTTCAAGTGCTTACAGAGCTAACAAATTGGTTAAACCAGCTTAGTTTAAGCGGAGTTGTCAGCATTCCGGATGCGCTATCTCCTGCCAAAATGCAACGATTTATTTTCGGAGTCATTTTAATTTTATTCGCTTTGTATCGTCCACAAGGATTATTGCCAGCGAAAAACCCTCGCTTTGATGAGAAAGAGCTAAAAAATGGCACGACGAATATGGTAGGAAAGGAGGAAGCGAAAGATGTCTATTTTAACGGTTAAACAATTAACGAAACAATTTGGCGGACTTACCGCAAACAGCAATATTAATATGGACGTACAAC
It encodes:
- a CDS encoding branched-chain amino acid ABC transporter permease — encoded protein: MVEHVLQTLPQVVIDGLALGAVYAIVALGYTMVYGILELINFAHGEIFMTGAFVGTAILLSFSAFGWLSSMPILLALLLVLVATSITTGLLGMGIERVAYRPLRNAPKLITLITAIGISFLLQDFVRFVTELKKGNYILTGPSLFTEQVSISASSIWSGFHDASVKSSFFIVLVTAVIMMVTLDFFVNKTKWGMAMRAVAQDRETAALMSVNVNKVIALTFFIGSALGGATGVLFAIQYGTIDPYIGFILGLKAFTAAVLGGIGNIRGAMFGGIVLGLLEMFAAANLPIVSNGILGAEYKDVFAFSILIIVLIFKPEGLFGKVSVEKV
- a CDS encoding branched chain amino acid ABC transporter substrate-binding protein; the encoded protein is MKRKKAFSIFTSATLAIGLLAGCSADKTSETAKNNGEGGGGNVIKIATQSPLSGGAATLGESIKLGAQLALEEQKEKFEKLGFKLELVPYDDQADPKKGVANAQLIGADQQVLGVVGHLNSGVAIPSSEIYEKYSIPMVSPANTATDVTDRGLKTVNRICARDDFQGPAGAKFAVEKLGAKKIFIIQDKTAYGTGLAEAFKKGAEEAGAEIVGFEGITIGEKDFNGVLNQVLAKKPDLVYFGGMYTEGGMLIKQARDKGITVPFMGGDGMDSSTLVEIAGDAVKNTFITSAAGIATTTEAGKQFAEKYKQKFGKNIESYSAYGYDAMGVLLKAIEEAIKANGNKLPSREQVAEAVRHVQDYEGVVTKVSFDEKGDNKYAKIYIYKFEEATYPARLEDEVSK
- a CDS encoding branched-chain amino acid ABC transporter permease encodes the protein MKKWLNVLEQNKRLQAVVIAVYIVITFISLYFAQKSVVAFLLLLSSLLLLYFTTFSNRVKWLIGIVVLSILLPLAASQGEAYQSYMEVATLVGIYIAMALGLNIVVGLAGLLDLGFVAFFAIGAYTYGIFATTQANNFMPFGTYPLSGESFWIFLIIGCIVAAIFGILLGVPVLRVKGDYLAIVTLGFGEIIRIIFNNLDKPINITNGAMGLASVQPPKLFGIEFMYPSQFYYVVLVILLLTIFVVRRLEYSKIGRAWKAVRENEIAAQAMGIPLVRTKLMAFAIGASFSGMMGVVFAAKQTFVDPTSFTLLESITILVMVILGGMGSVPGVILGAALVTILNLQVLTELTNWLNQLSLSGVVSIPDALSPAKMQRFIFGVILILFALYRPQGLLPAKNPRFDEKELKNGTTNMVGKEEAKDVYFNG